GCGCAGCTTGTGCGGGCGCGGGGCGGCGCCGCCTATCTGCTGACCGACTGGCAGGTGCGCGGCAGCGACACCGGCCACCAATCCTATTACCGCGTCGCCTCCAAGGTGGTGGAACGCAGCGGGCTGGAGGATGCGGGCAAGATCGAAATCGACTTCGATCCGCGCTTCGAGACCGCGACGCTGAACTTCGTCCGCATCGTCCGCGACGGCAAGGTGATCGACCGTACCGCCGAGGCGGCGTTCACCATCGTCGAGCGCGAGGACCGGCTGGACGAGGAGATCATCAGCGGCCAGCTGCGCGCGATCGCGCATCTGAAGGACGTCCGCGTCGGCGACGTGGTCGATTATGCCGTCACCCATGATGTGCGCAGCACCTTGTGGCCGGGCCATTATTTCAATGCGCTCACGGCGCGTTATTCGGTGCCGCTCAGCCAGCGCAACGTGCGCATCCTGTGGCCGCACGCGCGGCCGCTGCAGTTCCGACCGCGCAACACCACGATCGGCTTCACCAGCCGCCGCGAAGGCGACATGCAGCTTTGGGAATGGATCGGCACCGATCCGCCGTTCGAGCAGGACGAGAAGGATGTGCCGAGCTGGTATCCGCAATATGGCAGCGTCGACATTTCGACGATGGCGCGCTGGTCCGAGGTCGTCGACTGGGCGGTGCCGCATTACGCCGGCGACGTCAGCCTGCCCGCCGATTTCGCCGCGAAGCTGGATGCGATCGCCGCGCGCTGGCCGCGCCCCGAAGACCGGCTGACCGAGGCCACCCGGCTGGTACAGGATACGATCCGCTACGTCGGCGAGGAGATGGGCGAGGGATCCTACGTTCCCCGCCGCCCCGCGCTGGTGGTGGAACGCGGCTATGGCGACTGCAAGGACAAGGCGCTGCTGCTTGCGGTGGCGCTGCGCCGGCTGGGGATCGACGCGGTGCCCGCGCTGGTTTCGACGCGGCCGGGCTATGACCTGACCGAAAGGCTGCCGTCGCCGCTGGCGTTCGACCATGTCGTGGTGCGCGCGGCGCTGGGCGGGCAGGTGACATGGATCGACGCCACCGCATCCTATCAGGGCGGCCGCGGGCTTGCGCTGGTGCCGGCAAGCTTCGGCTATGCGCTGCCGATCCGCGCCGGGCAGACCGCGCTGGAGGAGATGAAGGGCCGCGGCGAACGCGCCGGCGCGATGGTGGTGGTCGAGCGGTTCGCGGTCGACGAGGCGGCGGCGACCGCGCTGACCTTGGCGGTGGAGACGCGCTACACCGGCGGGCAGGCGGATTATGCGCGGTCGCGCAACGCATCGCAGCCGGTCGCGGATCAGGCGCGCGCCAATCTGGAATTCTACCAGAAGCGCTTCCCGGGGCTGGTCGAATCCGTGCCGCTGGCGATCCGCGACGACCGCGACGGCAATGTCGTGACGATGGTGGAGACTTACACGCTCTCGAAGGCCGCGTTCGAGAAGGGCAAGATCCTCGCCGACCTCGTGACCAGCGCCTATACCGTGGCGGACATATTGCCCGCCCGGCAGAGCGGTGCGCGGCGCAACCCGCTGGTGCTGCCGCGCAACCTGACGCGCGAACAGACGATCGAACTCGTCGTGAAGGGGCGACCGGCGGTGCTGCCCGACGATATCGACATGCAGGCGGGCGGCGTTTCCTTCGTCCGCACGTCGACGGTGACGGGCGAGACGCTGAAGATGGTCTACCGTCTTTCGAGCGGCGCCGGCGGATCGGTGCCCGCGACCGGGGCGGAGGGCGTGTTCGCGCTGTCCGACAAGATCGGCGAGGAAAGCGGGCTGACCTTCCATTTCGATCGTGTCGAAAAGAGCGCCGGCAAGAGCGGCGTTGCCGCGCGGGCGGAGGGTGAACCCGATCCCGCGATGCTCGCGCCATGGAAGGAGCAGCTCGATCGTGCCGGCACGCTGATGGTCGCGCCCGACCAGCCGTCGCGGATCGAGGCGCTGTCGATCCTCAACGCGGTGTCGGCGAAGGTGCCGCGCCCGTCGCCGGCGGCGGGCATCGTCGACGGCACCAAGGGCATCGTGCTGGCAGGGCTGGGGCGCTTTGCGGCGGCGCGGACGGCCTTGCAGTCCAGCGTGGAGCAATATCAGGGCCGGCCCGAATTTTTCCGGATGCTGATGGCGGTGCAGCTCGACGGCCGCGATCCCTCCGGCTTCGTCAAGACGCTGAAGCTGACGGTGGAGCATCATCCCGACGAGGTGGCGCGGATCGAGCCGGACTGGCTGCGCAGTTCGTTCTGGCCGCAACTGCAGGGGTTGAAACCGGCAGAGCGCAAGCGGCTGCGCGAGGAGGCCTGCACCATGTTGGCCGGTGCGGGCTGGCGGCAGCAGCCGGCGACCGAGGAAGGCGAGTCGATGGTCGGATGTGCGGTCAAGGTCGCGCTGGACCGTGGCGACGTGCCCGGCGCGCGGGCGCTGCTGGCGCGCGGGCTTGCGGTCGACGCGCTGGTCGATCTGGCGATCGACCGCCGTTACCAGGCGCTGTGGCCCGATATCGACCGGGTGCGGGGCAATGGCTTCCGCGCGCCGATCGAGACGGCGGTGGCCAAAGCCGCGGCGGCCGCGAAGGCGGCGCCCGACGATTTCGAC
The window above is part of the Sphingomonas sanxanigenens DSM 19645 = NX02 genome. Proteins encoded here:
- a CDS encoding DUF3857 domain-containing protein; this translates as MTLLAALLRASIMIGLPLAGIAGMAPVHAQAPTPADGQPARIAKGDIPAWLAERALPEPTAAQLVRARGGAAYLLTDWQVRGSDTGHQSYYRVASKVVERSGLEDAGKIEIDFDPRFETATLNFVRIVRDGKVIDRTAEAAFTIVEREDRLDEEIISGQLRAIAHLKDVRVGDVVDYAVTHDVRSTLWPGHYFNALTARYSVPLSQRNVRILWPHARPLQFRPRNTTIGFTSRREGDMQLWEWIGTDPPFEQDEKDVPSWYPQYGSVDISTMARWSEVVDWAVPHYAGDVSLPADFAAKLDAIAARWPRPEDRLTEATRLVQDTIRYVGEEMGEGSYVPRRPALVVERGYGDCKDKALLLAVALRRLGIDAVPALVSTRPGYDLTERLPSPLAFDHVVVRAALGGQVTWIDATASYQGGRGLALVPASFGYALPIRAGQTALEEMKGRGERAGAMVVVERFAVDEAAATALTLAVETRYTGGQADYARSRNASQPVADQARANLEFYQKRFPGLVESVPLAIRDDRDGNVVTMVETYTLSKAAFEKGKILADLVTSAYTVADILPARQSGARRNPLVLPRNLTREQTIELVVKGRPAVLPDDIDMQAGGVSFVRTSTVTGETLKMVYRLSSGAGGSVPATGAEGVFALSDKIGEESGLTFHFDRVEKSAGKSGVAARAEGEPDPAMLAPWKEQLDRAGTLMVAPDQPSRIEALSILNAVSAKVPRPSPAAGIVDGTKGIVLAGLGRFAAARTALQSSVEQYQGRPEFFRMLMAVQLDGRDPSGFVKTLKLTVEHHPDEVARIEPDWLRSSFWPQLQGLKPAERKRLREEACTMLAGAGWRQQPATEEGESMVGCAVKVALDRGDVPGARALLARGLAVDALVDLAIDRRYQALWPDIDRVRGNGFRAPIETAVAKAAAAAKAAPDDFDAVLRHVRALRLAGDPAAAVAAGKRLAEDRARIEATGGQAFWLVNDYAYALVDAGRTDDAVAAMDAIIALGLETYPHLVSQIINQSETLMEAGRFDRALAVLAMVEGEETPVSGYGRMWILATKACSLRELGRAGEAAVLEAKLVAETNQPAAAMAAACRGDVAAIEAQLVARLDDPDERAAALAGFILFKRSSPNTPFKAKLAKVMETVRARPQVKARLERYGRAIDVDGAGTYWGSF